The sequence ACATGACCAACGTGACCACCGTGATTCTCCTGCCCGGATGGGCTCCACGTGACGGTCCCTTCCGAGGGGATGTCCTCGGTGCGAATGGAATGGGTCGGGCTGTCGATGGCGGCGACCGGGCCTCCGGGCATAAGCCGGATGTCGATGGAAAAGGGGTCGTCGGTCAGATGGGCGATACCATCGTGCATCCCGACATCTTGCGAGCGGCCTGATGTGACGGGCTGCGGCTCACTTGGTGTGCTGGTATTTGGCGCGGGATCCGTGAGCGGCAGCAGGGCGGTGGGGAACGTCAAGCTCCATTGATCGCCTTCTCGATGTGCATGGCTCTGATAAGAGATCCGCACAACGATTTCGGCCGATGGCGGAATGTTGGCCACATTGCTGCGGAAGACACCGTGTCGCACACGCTCGACGATTGCAGCGGCGTGCCCGGCTTGGGCGGCGGCCTCGTACAATTGGGTCGCCATATGTGTTTCGTGGATTTCTCCGCGAATATGTCGGTCGCCTACGAGTACGTCCAGACTGTCGACGGCGGCATCCGCCGGCAACGGGAAGACGTAGATCGATTCCAGCCAATGGTCGGTCGGGTTGTGGAAGCGCTGGGTGACGGTCGTGCGCACGATCGGGCCATGAACGGAGATCTCGGCGTGAGTCCCCGACCGCGGACTCGCCATGAATTTGCCCCGGGCACGGGTCCGGAAGAGCAGGCGGCCGTCCTCGATGTTGTCGATTTCTACCGCGCCTCGCGGGACGCTGGCCTCGGCGACAGAGTTTTCTTTTACCACCTGGACGGTTCTCGAGGTGTCCGGTTCCTTGGCGGCACCAGCTTCCGCGGTCCGGACCGCCAAGGCGATCAGCAAGGCTCCGCATATCTGGATTGAAGCCAGCCCGATCCGGCCAACACGGCTCGCTTGTGCCGTCACTCGGGTTTCCGAAAATCCTTTTTCTCTCTGCATGGTTCCCCTCCTCTGATTTGTGTCTGGATCAGAGTGGAGAACCGGGATGGAACCCGCGTTGAGCTTAAGTGGAGAGTCGGTGGATTCGGTACTGTCTTCGGTAACAACTTGCGCCACTCGTGGGTAACGGCTGGTTACCTCAAGGCCCGTTTTCGCCGCCAGAGACCCGGAAAGCTCAATGAAATCAACAGTATTTCACTTGGCACAGTGTCTGCAAAAGGAGTTCCCCAACTTTAAACCGATGCCGCAGCCCATGGCCCGGCCCAGAATAAGGGGAAAATTTTCATGAACGTCAAAAGAAGTCGAAAATGGATGGTGATTGGTCTGGCCGCGGGGCTGGCGGGAGCGCTGGCGCCGCAGGCTTCGCGCGCGGAGGAGAACTGTAGCTCTCACCGGCAACTGCTCGAACAAGCTCTTCCGGCAGATCTGAAGGATGCGGCACGCGCCATGATTGCAGCGCAGCCGGCGGGCGGCCAGCTCACGGAAGCCTTCAACTCCCGGTTGATCGGCGGCGTTCTGGGCGATCGTCTGCGACCCGACAAGACCCAATGTCGTTTTGGCGGCAAGAAAAAGGATACCGGTTTGATCGAGTGTGTCTGGACCAGCAAAGCCGGTTCGGTTCTCGAGGTGGATCTGGCCCGCGGCGATATTTCCTACGTCAGCCGTATTCGGAGTCGCTGGTCCGACGAAGAAAACCGAATCAAGCCCGAGCAAGCGATCGATGCCCTCAGGCAGGTGGCTTCCGGGTTGGGTGTGCCGACAAGCGAATGGCGTGAACCCACGGCCCGCAACGTGATGGCCGGTGTGTCGGGTGTGTCTGGTTCCAATGGCAGTGACGCAGGAACGACCATCCGGCGGGCGTGGGTTGCGGCATCGGCGACTCGTCAGATCGGCGGATTTCCTGTGTTGGGGTCAGCTGTATATGCGGCGATCAACGCCGCTGGTGAAGTCGCGCGCATGCAAATCGATTGGCCCGAGTTGCGCCTGGCTGACGGCGTCTCGGATGCCGATGCCCTGACGCGTCAGGAAATCATCGAGCGTGGCCTTGCAGCTCTCGGTACGGAGATCTCCTGCGACAACCTGGGTGAAGTGCATGCGGTAGCGGTGCTGGCGCCGGCAGCTTTTCTGCCCGCGGGGGCTCCGGATGATGACGATGTCGAACAGAGCACTGAGGATCAGGGCCGGGTAGCCACCTCACCAGATTATGTGCCTGCGTTGCTGGTCTATGCCTTCGCGCCCGAGACCGAGGAGGGCGAGGGAAAGATTACCTCACCGGCGCGCGAATTTGTGCTGCCGCTCTTGGAAACAATTGACGGATAAACCCGATTTTCGCAAACGGATATATAAGGAGAACGACAATGAAAACGATACTGAAAACGACAATTTCGACACTCATCGCATGCGCGATTTTCGTAGCCGCTCCGGCGCAGGCGTCATTGGAAGCTCAGATGTATGTCATCACCGATTGGTCCGCTGAATGTTCCGGCGACAATGTATCGCATTGGGACAATATGATTGACGAATGGTATGACAAGATG comes from Candidatus Binatia bacterium and encodes:
- a CDS encoding VIT domain-containing protein, producing MQREKGFSETRVTAQASRVGRIGLASIQICGALLIALAVRTAEAGAAKEPDTSRTVQVVKENSVAEASVPRGAVEIDNIEDGRLLFRTRARGKFMASPRSGTHAEISVHGPIVRTTVTQRFHNPTDHWLESIYVFPLPADAAVDSLDVLVGDRHIRGEIHETHMATQLYEAAAQAGHAAAIVERVRHGVFRSNVANIPPSAEIVVRISYQSHAHREGDQWSLTFPTALLPLTDPAPNTSTPSEPQPVTSGRSQDVGMHDGIAHLTDDPFSIDIRLMPGGPVAAIDSPTHSIRTEDIPSEGTVTWSPSGQENHGGHVGHVGHIAHRIQLDGGQAAPGRDFHLNWTVRAANEPTIEAFRERLDQHDFHLL